One segment of Nocardioides sp. QY071 DNA contains the following:
- a CDS encoding HNH endonuclease signature motif containing protein: MDLGTQPRTTAALLSGLRAEVEGRQASLVREWTAIVEWASDHIVTSPEGAATITEGYLDTGVPIAGPGAPLVSEFALMELVAVLGRPPDGGKAYVGRVIECAWRLPNVYDAVAAGRLAPWRAERIADLTHGLCAEAAGFVDRQLFNASGVGWAQLERLVAEAVLRLDPERAEADRKAAADHRHFDLSEVDEHGLVHLDGLLDAADGHDLDQAVARRAEVLARLGDDSSLDVRRSKAAAELARHDLALDLLLPDADTGEVVATVPGRKVVLNIHLTDTTLTGHNPVGRWDEGRCPITTAQIREWLRARHTTIIVRPVIDLADHVPVTAYEIPDRHKTRVALRDHTCRFPHCTRPATRCDLDHARPYGQGGPTCPCNEVPLCRRHHRAKTHSLWRYETPMPATYLWTSPNGFRFRVDHRGTHPLHDSGDTGPPDQ; this comes from the coding sequence ATGGATCTCGGAACCCAGCCCCGCACGACAGCAGCCCTGCTGTCCGGGCTGCGCGCCGAGGTCGAAGGACGCCAGGCCTCCCTGGTCCGCGAATGGACCGCGATCGTGGAGTGGGCGAGCGACCACATCGTGACCTCGCCTGAGGGTGCCGCGACGATCACCGAGGGCTACCTCGACACCGGCGTCCCGATCGCCGGGCCCGGTGCCCCGCTGGTGTCGGAGTTCGCGTTGATGGAGCTCGTCGCCGTGCTCGGCCGCCCACCCGATGGCGGGAAGGCGTACGTCGGCCGCGTGATCGAGTGCGCGTGGCGGCTGCCGAACGTGTACGACGCCGTCGCGGCTGGGCGGTTGGCACCGTGGCGGGCCGAGCGGATCGCGGACCTCACCCACGGCTTGTGTGCTGAGGCGGCTGGGTTCGTGGACCGGCAGCTGTTCAACGCCTCCGGGGTCGGCTGGGCGCAACTGGAGAGGCTCGTGGCGGAGGCGGTGCTTCGGCTCGACCCCGAACGTGCCGAGGCCGACCGGAAGGCGGCCGCCGACCATCGGCATTTCGACCTGAGCGAGGTCGACGAGCACGGGCTGGTCCACCTCGACGGGCTGCTGGACGCCGCGGATGGCCACGACCTCGACCAGGCCGTCGCCCGACGAGCCGAGGTCCTCGCCCGGCTCGGTGACGACTCGTCGCTGGACGTGCGCCGTTCCAAGGCTGCCGCGGAGCTCGCCCGCCACGACCTGGCCCTGGACCTGTTGCTCCCGGACGCCGACACCGGCGAGGTCGTCGCGACCGTCCCGGGCCGCAAGGTCGTCCTCAACATCCACCTCACTGACACCACCCTGACCGGGCACAACCCAGTCGGCCGCTGGGACGAAGGCCGCTGCCCCATCACCACCGCCCAGATCCGGGAGTGGCTGCGTGCGCGACACACCACCATCATCGTCCGGCCGGTGATCGACCTGGCCGACCACGTGCCTGTGACGGCGTACGAGATCCCCGACCGCCACAAGACCCGCGTCGCACTGCGGGACCACACCTGCCGGTTCCCCCACTGCACCCGCCCCGCGACCCGGTGCGACCTCGACCACGCCCGCCCCTACGGCCAGGGTGGTCCGACCTGCCCCTGCAACGAAGTCCCGCTGTGCCGTCGCCATCACCGCGCCAAGACCCACTCACTGTGGCGCTACGAGACCCCGATGCCGGCGACCTACCTGTGGACCAGCCCCAACGGGTTCCGGTTCCGCGTCGACCACCGCGGCACCCACCCCCTCCACGACAGCGGCGACACCGGCCCGCCCGACCAGTAG
- a CDS encoding TetR/AcrR family transcriptional regulator: MVTEQFDLDEPRPRGVRLPRRERRAQLLSAALEVFVAQGYHAAAMDDIAERAGVSKPVLYQHFPGKLELYLAILDAACDSIIANCRKALDSTHDNKQRVAATIDAFYAYVGHDTGAFRLVFESDLTNEPAVRGHIDRVTTECADLIATVIAEDTALPPAASQLLAVSLVGMAQVSARFWLTENDGAMAGLGRDEATALVAGLAWRGIRGYPKTDES; the protein is encoded by the coding sequence GTGGTGACCGAGCAGTTCGACCTGGACGAGCCGCGGCCGCGCGGCGTACGACTCCCGCGACGCGAGCGACGCGCTCAGCTGCTGTCCGCTGCCCTCGAGGTCTTCGTGGCCCAGGGCTACCACGCCGCGGCGATGGACGACATCGCCGAGCGGGCCGGGGTGTCCAAGCCGGTGCTCTACCAGCACTTCCCCGGCAAGCTCGAGCTCTACCTCGCGATCCTCGACGCCGCCTGCGACTCGATCATCGCCAACTGCCGCAAGGCGCTCGACTCGACCCACGACAACAAGCAGCGGGTAGCGGCGACCATCGACGCCTTCTACGCGTACGTCGGCCACGACACCGGCGCCTTCCGGCTGGTGTTCGAGTCCGACCTCACCAACGAGCCCGCCGTGCGCGGGCACATCGACCGGGTCACCACCGAGTGCGCCGACCTGATCGCGACGGTCATCGCCGAGGACACGGCTCTGCCGCCCGCGGCCTCCCAGCTGCTCGCCGTCTCCCTCGTGGGAATGGCCCAGGTCAGCGCCCGGTTCTGGCTGACCGAGAACGACGGGGCCATGGCCGGCCTGGGTCGCGACGAGGCGACCGCCCTGGTGGCGGGCCTGGCGTGGCGCGGCATCCGCGGCTACCCGAAGACCGACGAGAGCTGA
- a CDS encoding DUF3107 domain-containing protein, whose protein sequence is MTVEVKIGVQNTARELVIETDESNEAVAKLVADAIAAADGVITLTDTKGKVTVVPAAKLAYVEIGRSTSGQVGFRS, encoded by the coding sequence ATGACCGTCGAGGTCAAGATCGGTGTGCAGAACACCGCCCGTGAGCTGGTCATCGAGACCGACGAGTCCAACGAGGCCGTCGCGAAGCTGGTCGCCGACGCCATCGCCGCCGCCGACGGCGTGATCACGCTGACCGACACCAAGGGCAAGGTCACCGTCGTCCCCGCCGCCAAGCTCGCCTACGTCGAGATCGGCCGCAGCACGTCGGGCCAGGTGGGCTTCCGCTCGTAG
- a CDS encoding Ku protein translates to MRAIWKGAVSFGLVSVPVKLYSATESHDVSFRQVHAKDGGRIKYQRICAIDGEEVPYSDIAKGYETEDGEMVILTEDDLANLPTTSSREIAVEKFVPSDQIDPLLFEKSYYLEPEGTGAKPYALLRQALLDADRMAVVTVALRQRVTTAVLRVREDVIVLQTMMWPDEIRKPDFSVETGEVKDAEVKMAHMLVETLSGDFDPAEFEDDYADAVQAVVKAKIEGGEVQRTETSAKSGGEVVDLLAALQRSVEAAKTSRGEGEEKPAAKKTAKKAAAKKTPAKKSAAKKTASKKTAAKKKAS, encoded by the coding sequence ATGCGTGCGATCTGGAAAGGGGCCGTTTCCTTCGGCCTCGTCAGCGTGCCGGTCAAGCTCTACAGCGCGACCGAGAGCCACGACGTCTCGTTCCGCCAGGTCCACGCCAAGGACGGCGGCCGGATCAAGTACCAGCGGATCTGTGCGATCGACGGCGAGGAGGTGCCGTACTCCGACATCGCGAAGGGGTACGAGACCGAGGACGGCGAGATGGTGATCCTCACCGAGGACGACCTGGCCAACCTGCCGACGACCTCCTCGCGCGAGATCGCGGTCGAGAAGTTCGTGCCGAGCGACCAGATCGACCCGCTGCTGTTCGAGAAGTCCTACTACCTCGAGCCCGAGGGCACCGGCGCCAAGCCGTACGCCCTGCTCCGCCAGGCGCTGCTCGACGCCGACCGGATGGCAGTCGTCACCGTGGCACTGCGCCAACGGGTGACCACGGCGGTGCTGCGGGTGCGTGAGGACGTGATCGTGCTGCAGACCATGATGTGGCCCGACGAGATCCGCAAGCCGGACTTCAGCGTCGAGACCGGCGAGGTCAAGGACGCCGAGGTGAAGATGGCGCACATGCTCGTCGAGACCCTGTCCGGCGACTTCGACCCGGCCGAGTTCGAGGACGACTACGCCGACGCGGTCCAGGCAGTGGTGAAGGCCAAGATCGAGGGCGGCGAGGTGCAGCGCACCGAGACCTCGGCCAAGTCCGGCGGCGAGGTGGTCGACCTGCTCGCCGCGCTGCAGCGCTCGGTCGAGGCGGCCAAGACCTCGCGGGGCGAGGGCGAGGAGAAGCCGGCGGCGAAGAAGACTGCCAAGAAGGCGGCGGCCAAGAAGACTCCCGCGAAGAAGTCCGCTGCCAAGAAGACCGCGTCCAAGAAGACCGCCGCGAAGAAGAAGGCCAGCTGA
- the ligD gene encoding non-homologous end-joining DNA ligase, with protein sequence MAKKADHPQTEVHVDVEGRTLRLTNLEKVLYPSTGTTKGEVLDYYVRVAPALLPHLAGRPVTRIRWPHGVGDMSFFEKNAPRGTPSWVRTAEVPTTGSRGPSRHGDTLVFPIIEDLPTLVWAVNLAALELHVHQWTVDEDDEPVGADRIVIDLDPGEPAGLHECCQVALLVQEALAERDLDAVAVTSGSKGLHLYAPLAEPLPSAETSELAKEIAEELQAARPELVTATMTKARRRGKVFLDWSQNAGSKTTVAPYSLRGTPRPQVATPIGWDEVAEGAEDPLGLDQFTPTQVLQRVEEYGDLFA encoded by the coding sequence ATGGCGAAGAAGGCCGACCATCCCCAGACCGAGGTCCACGTCGACGTCGAGGGCCGCACCCTGCGGCTCACCAACCTGGAGAAGGTGCTCTACCCGAGCACCGGCACCACCAAGGGCGAGGTGCTCGACTACTACGTGCGGGTCGCCCCCGCGCTGCTGCCGCACCTCGCCGGCCGCCCGGTCACCCGGATCCGGTGGCCGCACGGTGTCGGCGACATGAGCTTCTTCGAGAAGAACGCACCCCGCGGCACCCCGAGCTGGGTGCGCACCGCGGAGGTGCCGACCACGGGCAGCCGCGGCCCCAGCCGACACGGCGACACGCTCGTGTTCCCGATCATCGAGGACCTCCCGACCCTGGTGTGGGCGGTCAACCTCGCCGCCCTCGAGCTGCACGTCCACCAGTGGACCGTCGACGAGGACGACGAACCCGTCGGCGCCGACCGGATCGTCATCGACCTCGACCCCGGCGAGCCGGCCGGGCTCCACGAGTGCTGCCAGGTCGCGCTGCTCGTGCAGGAGGCCCTCGCCGAGCGCGACCTCGACGCGGTCGCGGTCACCAGCGGCAGCAAGGGCCTGCACCTGTACGCACCGCTCGCCGAGCCGCTCCCGTCGGCCGAGACCAGCGAGCTGGCCAAGGAGATCGCCGAGGAGCTGCAGGCCGCCCGCCCCGAGCTGGTCACCGCCACCATGACCAAGGCGCGCCGGCGCGGGAAGGTGTTCCTGGACTGGTCCCAGAACGCCGGCTCCAAGACCACCGTGGCGCCGTACTCGCTGCGCGGCACGCCGCGCCCCCAGGTGGCCACCCCGATCGGCTGGGACGAGGTCGCCGAGGGCGCCGAGGACCCGCTCGGGCTCGACCAGTTCACGCCGACGCAGGTGCTGCAGCGCGTCGAGGAGTACGGCGACCTGTTCGCCTGA
- the ligD gene encoding non-homologous end-joining DNA ligase, with protein sequence MPELRPMLATPSTHVPRGEEWCHEVKWDGVRALGSLDGGAVTLTSRNGNRITPAWPELVTPPTGVRDLVVDGEIIALNERGVPDFRVLAERMHVRNVATVARLAARITATYMVFDLLRLDGEDLCALPLHERRRRLAELDLGRSGWQVPAEYDDGAMLFEATRAQGLEGIVSKRRDSTYRPGERSHHWLKHPHRHRGSFVVGGWRPQVGTSDRLASLLVGEPTADGLAYRGRVGSGIGAKQSRALAELLAPLARASSPFADEVPRADADGTWWVDPVVVVDVDTHGLGYERLRQPSYQGVRTDLTPEDL encoded by the coding sequence GTGCCCGAACTGCGCCCGATGCTCGCCACCCCGAGCACCCACGTGCCGCGGGGCGAGGAGTGGTGCCACGAGGTCAAGTGGGACGGCGTGCGCGCGCTCGGGTCCCTCGACGGGGGCGCGGTCACGCTGACCAGTCGCAACGGCAACCGGATCACCCCCGCGTGGCCGGAGCTGGTGACCCCGCCCACCGGCGTCCGCGACCTGGTCGTCGACGGCGAGATCATCGCGCTCAACGAGCGTGGCGTGCCTGACTTCCGGGTGCTCGCCGAGCGGATGCACGTGCGCAACGTGGCCACCGTGGCCCGCCTCGCTGCCCGGATCACCGCGACCTACATGGTCTTCGACCTGCTCCGCCTCGACGGCGAGGACCTCTGTGCCCTGCCGCTGCACGAGCGTCGCCGCCGGCTGGCCGAACTCGACCTGGGCCGCTCCGGGTGGCAGGTCCCGGCGGAGTACGACGACGGCGCGATGCTCTTCGAGGCGACCCGCGCCCAGGGGCTCGAGGGCATCGTCAGCAAGCGCCGCGACTCGACGTACCGACCCGGCGAGCGCAGCCACCACTGGCTGAAGCACCCGCACCGTCACCGCGGCTCGTTCGTGGTCGGCGGGTGGCGCCCGCAGGTCGGCACGAGCGACCGGCTGGCCTCGCTCCTGGTGGGGGAGCCGACCGCCGACGGGCTGGCCTACCGCGGCCGGGTCGGCAGCGGCATCGGCGCGAAGCAGTCCCGCGCCCTCGCCGAGCTGCTGGCGCCCCTGGCTCGTGCCTCGAGCCCGTTCGCCGACGAGGTGCCGCGGGCCGACGCCGACGGGACCTGGTGGGTGGACCCGGTGGTGGTCGTCGACGTCGACACCCACGGGCTCGGCTACGAGCGGCTCCGGCAGCCGTCGTACCAGGGCGTGCGGACCGACCTGACCCCCGAGGACCTGTGA
- a CDS encoding trypsin-like peptidase domain-containing protein, which produces MSALVVEVDGRVLRLEGKSVYRIGRAIEADVVLTAGSVSRQHAELQATDYGWVLVDSGSQFGTYVDDERITDYPVERRITVRCGPPAPGSSLAIIPAEEYDVVAATPVAPAPPPDEPSGPAAPSYVVDEATRPPFPVTPPPSMPPSTPPSTPPSMPPSMPPPATPPMGTPSPWAPLAGAPVPSIPAPGARPAAAPGLPAAISGNDATQILAMPRPSGPPGAGAAPRTGPDLLLVAEGREHRFRHPTPITVGRRSDCTVVIGDPACSRLHGRIDPVPGGWTYTNLSNEGTFHDGRRVTTTRFDERLALRLGHPVAGPELTLVPILSAAEEERRIARRRLGKRLAIIGGIAAALLLVAGIVGLAFVLGRDEPVKRAGGDTDVLEAAKAATVKITAESHLLDDPSKTGTYHGSGSIIRSDGLILTNAHVAAPESPGLAEKYGDEVLIANPDYLLISLTDGMTDTNAPAAYRARVVEADGNLDVAVVQIYADEDGKPLEDDLDLPTVPIGSSDDLRAGDSVTVLGFPAVAGDGESITVTTGVISTVLNDPDLGPRSELDTDARIAPGNSGGMAINEDGELIGIPTSLFADEGSTVTSGRIRSIDVVKDLIKKAEDETD; this is translated from the coding sequence GTGTCCGCACTCGTCGTCGAGGTCGACGGCCGGGTCCTGCGTCTCGAGGGAAAGTCCGTCTACCGGATCGGCCGCGCCATCGAGGCCGACGTCGTGCTCACCGCCGGCTCGGTCTCCCGCCAGCACGCTGAGCTCCAGGCCACCGACTACGGCTGGGTGCTCGTCGACAGCGGCAGCCAGTTCGGCACCTACGTCGACGACGAGCGGATCACCGACTACCCGGTCGAGCGGCGGATCACCGTGCGCTGCGGCCCGCCGGCTCCCGGTTCCTCCCTCGCGATCATCCCGGCCGAGGAGTACGACGTCGTCGCTGCCACCCCGGTCGCGCCCGCGCCGCCGCCGGATGAGCCCAGCGGGCCCGCCGCGCCGTCGTACGTCGTCGACGAGGCGACCCGGCCGCCGTTCCCGGTGACACCGCCCCCCTCGATGCCACCCTCGACGCCACCGTCGACGCCACCGTCGATGCCGCCGTCGATGCCGCCCCCGGCCACGCCGCCGATGGGCACGCCGTCGCCCTGGGCGCCGCTCGCGGGTGCGCCCGTACCGTCGATCCCCGCCCCCGGTGCCCGCCCGGCCGCCGCCCCCGGCCTGCCGGCGGCGATCTCCGGCAACGACGCCACGCAGATCCTCGCCATGCCGCGCCCGTCGGGCCCGCCCGGTGCCGGCGCCGCGCCACGCACGGGCCCGGACCTGCTGCTCGTCGCCGAGGGGCGCGAGCACCGCTTCCGCCACCCCACGCCGATCACCGTCGGGCGGCGCAGCGACTGCACCGTGGTCATCGGCGACCCGGCCTGCTCGCGCCTGCACGGCCGGATCGACCCGGTCCCGGGCGGCTGGACCTACACGAACCTCTCCAACGAGGGCACCTTCCACGACGGTCGCCGGGTCACCACGACCCGCTTCGACGAGCGGCTGGCGCTGCGCCTGGGCCACCCGGTCGCCGGCCCCGAGCTCACCTTGGTGCCCATCCTGTCCGCAGCCGAGGAGGAGCGGCGGATCGCCCGTCGCCGGCTCGGCAAGCGGCTCGCGATCATCGGCGGCATCGCCGCGGCGTTGCTGCTGGTCGCCGGGATCGTAGGCCTGGCGTTCGTCCTGGGCCGCGACGAGCCGGTCAAGCGTGCCGGCGGCGACACGGACGTGCTGGAGGCGGCGAAGGCGGCCACCGTCAAGATCACCGCCGAGAGCCACCTGCTCGACGACCCGTCGAAGACCGGCACCTACCACGGCTCAGGCTCGATCATCCGCTCCGACGGCCTGATCCTCACCAACGCCCACGTCGCCGCCCCCGAGTCACCCGGCCTCGCGGAGAAGTACGGCGACGAGGTGCTCATCGCCAATCCCGACTACCTGCTGATCTCGCTGACCGACGGCATGACCGACACCAACGCCCCGGCCGCCTACCGGGCGCGCGTGGTGGAGGCCGACGGCAACCTCGACGTCGCCGTCGTGCAGATCTACGCCGACGAGGACGGCAAGCCGCTCGAGGACGACCTCGACCTCCCGACCGTCCCGATCGGCAGCTCGGACGACCTGCGGGCCGGCGACAGCGTCACCGTGCTGGGCTTCCCGGCCGTGGCCGGCGACGGCGAGTCGATCACGGTCACCACCGGCGTCATCTCCACCGTCCTGAACGATCCCGACCTCGGGCCGCGCTCCGAGCTCGACACGGACGCCCGGATCGCCCCCGGCAACTCCGGCGGCATGGCGATCAACGAGGACGGCGAGCTGATCGGCATCCCGACCTCGCTGTTCGCCGACGAGGGGAGCACGGTCACCAGCGGCCGGATCCGGTCGATCGACGTCGTGAAGGACCTGATCAAGAAGGCCGAGGACGAGACGGACTGA
- a CDS encoding protein phosphatase 2C domain-containing protein, translated as MSAVLQFRFAARSETGRVRTNNEDAGFAGPYLLCVADGVGGAEAGEVASATTSYVVSARSLAHPGHEPARLLGAATREAHAQLAAGIAADPRRTGMATTLTALLTDGIHTALAHVGDSRAYLLREGELSQLSHDQTLVQSMVDDGQLTPAQAAVSPYRNVVLHAVDGEHMPDPDLLLLDLRPGDRLLLCSDGLTDVLSPAAIALGLGLDSRTMAVDRLVLAALDGGSRDNVTAIVADVVDAPAIAANGQVLGAAVDLANVVDPAAVRPLRSA; from the coding sequence GTGAGCGCCGTGCTCCAGTTCCGCTTCGCCGCGCGCAGCGAGACCGGTCGCGTGCGCACCAACAACGAGGATGCCGGCTTCGCCGGTCCCTACCTGCTCTGCGTGGCCGACGGCGTCGGCGGCGCCGAGGCCGGTGAGGTCGCCTCGGCCACGACGTCGTACGTCGTCAGCGCCCGCTCCCTGGCCCATCCCGGCCACGAGCCGGCGCGGCTGCTCGGTGCGGCGACGCGCGAGGCGCACGCCCAGCTCGCGGCGGGCATCGCGGCCGACCCGCGCCGCACCGGCATGGCGACCACGCTGACCGCGCTGCTGACCGACGGCATCCACACGGCGCTGGCCCACGTCGGCGACTCCCGCGCCTACCTGCTGCGCGAGGGCGAGCTGAGCCAGCTCTCCCACGACCAGACCCTGGTGCAGTCGATGGTCGACGACGGACAGCTCACGCCTGCGCAGGCCGCCGTGTCGCCGTACCGCAACGTCGTGCTGCACGCCGTCGACGGCGAGCACATGCCCGATCCGGACCTGCTGCTGCTCGACCTGCGGCCGGGAGACCGGCTGCTGCTGTGCAGCGACGGCCTGACCGACGTCCTGTCCCCCGCCGCCATCGCGCTGGGCCTGGGCCTCGACAGTCGCACGATGGCCGTGGACCGGCTGGTGCTGGCCGCGCTCGACGGCGGCAGCCGCGACAACGTGACGGCGATCGTCGCCGACGTGGTCGACGCGCCCGCGATCGCGGCCAACGGCCAGGTGCTCGGCGCGGCCGTCGACCTCGCCAACGTGGTCGACCCGGCCGCCGTCCGCCCGTTGCGCTCTGCCTGA